Within Treponema primitia ZAS-1, the genomic segment CGCTCCCCTTCCCTCTCCTTTAAGCCCGGCCCGCTTCACCGCCTGGATAAACCCACCAGCGGGATCATCGTCTTTTCCACAAGCCTTGGGGGCGCCCAAAATTTCAGCGCCCTGCTCCGGGAACGGCGCATCCGCAAAACCTACTTAGCCGTACTTGACGGTCTGCTGGACAGTGACGAAACCTGGGAGGACACCCTGGTACGGGACCGGGACCTGGGAAAGAGTTTTACTGCGCGGGAAACTTCGTTGCAAATAGCGCGGGAAACTTCGTTGCAAATAGCGCGGGAAACTTCGTTGCAAGGGGAAGATGGGCCCAAGGAAGCCCGGACACGGGTATACCCACTAGCCCAATCGGCAATAACCAAGACTACCCTGGCGCGACTGGAAATAGATACCGGCCGAACCCACCAAATCCGCGCCCAAGCCGCAGCCCACGGCCACCCCCTGGCGGGGGATCGCAAGTACGGAGGCAGCGCCCAACAACCCGGCTTCCTTCTCCACGCCTGGACCCTGGACCTCCCCGACCAAAGCTTCCCGGGCCTGCCACCGCATCTGGAAGCGCCCGTACCGGATAAGTTCCAAAGGCGGATACAGGAGCTATTCGATCACGAGGTGACAGTCACCTTTTTTATGGAAAAAGGTGTATTTTTATGATATTTTATAAGAAACTGGTGTATACTATCTATGGATTCTACTAAAATGAGGTATTTTGTGCCGGTAAAC encodes:
- a CDS encoding RluA family pseudouridine synthase, whose translation is MLGESGNYPSGTVCFFMPQSLTLTAAADDDGRRLDRILRKALPDMPLSAIHSLLRKRRILVDGVPGKPADRVRTGSAIQVPLIPAGTGANPSPAKAETTTPAKKLPALDILREAAGLLILNKPAGLAVHGPDSLETMVQAYLAGKRSPSLSFKPGPLHRLDKPTSGIIVFSTSLGGAQNFSALLRERRIRKTYLAVLDGLLDSDETWEDTLVRDRDLGKSFTARETSLQIARETSLQIARETSLQGEDGPKEARTRVYPLAQSAITKTTLARLEIDTGRTHQIRAQAAAHGHPLAGDRKYGGSAQQPGFLLHAWTLDLPDQSFPGLPPHLEAPVPDKFQRRIQELFDHEVTVTFFMEKGVFL